The DNA segment TATCTACTTGGGATAAACCTTCAAAGGCATAAGGAAGTCCACTAATAAGCATTCCATGATGTAATAAAACTGTATGAAAACTAAGTATAGTAGACTCTTGACCTCCATGTTGAGTTGCTGTAGAAGTAAATACTCCACCAACTTTTCCTACTAATGCTCCTTTTGACCAAAGACTAACTGTGCTATCTAAATATGCTTTCATTTGTGCACTCATATTACCGTATCTTGTAGGAGTTCCAAAAATTATAGCATCAGCTTCTTCCAAATCTTCTAAGGTTGCTTCATCATATTCACTAGACATCTCTTTTACAATATCCTTGCAACCCATTTTTTCTAATATATCATCAGAAAGCGTCTCTCTAACTTTCACTATCTTTACTTCAGAACCATCAACTTCTTTTGCACCTTCTGCTACTGCTTCAGCCATTTGCTTTACGTGTCCATACATAGAATGAAATACAACTAATATTTTCATACCTATTCCTCCTTCATATTAAATAATACCCTAAAAAACTATAATTTAATCATATGAATAGATTAGCTCTATCTAGTATTATTTTTACTTAGGTAGTGCAATTATAAATTCTGTCCATTTCCCTTTTTCACTTTCTACTTTCACATATCCATCATGAGATTCTATAATTTCTTTTACTATAGCAAGACCAAGACCTGTACCACCTCTATCTCTATTTCTTGATAAGTCTGTTCTATATAACCTTTCAAATACATGAACCATATCTTTTTTATCTATTCCTTCACCTGTATTTTTAATTTTAAACATTCCATAGTTATTATCATCATCTAAATATATATTAACCTTTCCATTTTGTGGAGTGAATTTTACAGCATTAGAAAACAAATTGATCAATACTTGTTTTATTTTATTATTATCTGCTAATACACAAACACTTTCTTTTAAATTATTTTCTAATTTAATATTTTTCTTTTTAAAACTAATTTCAAAGCCATCTATTATTTCTTCTATCATAGGATTCAAATCTATTTTACTTAATTCTAATTTCATTTTATGTTCTCTTATATTATTTAATAATTTAAGTTGTTCTACCAATAATATAAGTCTATCTATTTCCTTTTGAAAAGTATTAATTCTTTCTTTATCAAGCTCCCATATTCCATCACTTATAGCTTCCATATGACTTTTTAATATTGCTAATGGAGTTCTAAGCTCGTGAGAAATATCAGATGTAAGTCTTTTTCTAAGCTTATTTTCAGTTTTTAAGGATTCCTTTAAATAATTTATTGAAGCTGTTAATTGATTTAACTCTTCTATTTTACTTCTGGATTCTACAGATATGTCTAAATTACCATGACTTAACTCATTAGTTGTATTTTTAACATCAATTATAGGTTTAGATATGAATTTTGAAAAATATACTCCCAGTAAAATTGCTACAATTATTGAAATTATTGCTGAATAAAGTATAGATTTATTTATTTCTTTTATAAAT comes from the Senegalia massiliensis genome and includes:
- the wrbA gene encoding NAD(P)H:quinone oxidoreductase; the protein is MKILVVFHSMYGHVKQMAEAVAEGAKEVDGSEVKIVKVRETLSDDILEKMGCKDIVKEMSSEYDEATLEDLEEADAIIFGTPTRYGNMSAQMKAYLDSTVSLWSKGALVGKVGGVFTSTATQHGGQESTILSFHTVLLHHGMLISGLPYAFEGLSQVDKLSGGTPYGASTIAGGDGGLSPTDVDIEGAKFQGRHIAEITKKLKG
- a CDS encoding sensor histidine kinase, encoding MLNHLRGRITTLMIVASLIAVITIAIISNITLSNKFDEYLTSQKQNRVDDVVDLIKNSYRENNWDKSEMKNMKFSPVAKGFDILVKNNEGDVILSITRNNSNMHEHMMDMMGMDSDSGNNYVVKKIDLQEDNKKIGEIEIGYSDSLVVGDREIEFIKEINKSILYSAIISIIVAILLGVYFSKFISKPIIDVKNTTNELSHGNLDISVESRSKIEELNQLTASINYLKESLKTENKLRKRLTSDISHELRTPLAILKSHMEAISDGIWELDKERINTFQKEIDRLILLVEQLKLLNNIREHKMKLELSKIDLNPMIEEIIDGFEISFKKKNIKLENNLKESVCVLADNNKIKQVLINLFSNAVKFTPQNGKVNIYLDDDNNYGMFKIKNTGEGIDKKDMVHVFERLYRTDLSRNRDRGGTGLGLAIVKEIIESHDGYVKVESEKGKWTEFIIALPK